One genomic region from Bos javanicus breed banteng chromosome 14, ARS-OSU_banteng_1.0, whole genome shotgun sequence encodes:
- the CA3 gene encoding carbonic anhydrase 3 isoform X2 — translation MAKEWGYADHNGPDHWHELFPNAKGENQSPIELNTKEISHDPSLKPWTASYDPGSAKTILNNGKTCRVVFDDTYDRSMLRGGPLAAPYRLRQFHLHWGSSDDHGSEHSVDGVKYAAELHLVHWNSKYNSYATALKHADGIAVVGVFLKIGREKGEFQLLLDALDKIKTKGKEAPFNNFNPSCLFPACRDYWTYHGSFTTPPCEECIVWLLLKEPITVSSDQIAKLRTLYSSAENEPPVPLVRNWRPPQPIKGRIVKASFK, via the exons ATGGCCAAGGAGTGGGGCTACGCCGACCACAACG GTCCTGACCATTGGCATGAACTTTTCCCGAATGCCAAGGGAGAGAACCAGTCGCCCATTGAACTGAACACTAAAGAGATCAGCCATGACCCTTCCCTGAAGCCATGGACAGCATCCTATGACCCAGGCTCTGCCAAGACCATCCTAAATAATGGGAAGACCTGCAGGGTTGTGTTTGATGATACTTATGACAGGTCAA TGCTGAGAGGTGGTCCCCTCGCCGCGCCATACCGGCTCCGCCAGTTCCACCTCCACTGGGGCTCCTCGGACGATCACGGCTCGGAGCACAGCGTGGATGGAGTCAAGTACGCAGCAGAG CTCCATTTGGTTCACTGGAATTCAAAGTATAACAGTTATGCAACTGCTCTGAAGCATGCCGATGGTATAGCTGTGGTTGGGGTTTTTCTGAAG ataGGACGTGAGAAAGGCGAGTTCCAGCTTCTCCTTGATGCACTGGACAAAATTAAGACGAAG GGCAAGGAGGCGCCCTTCAACAACTTCAACCCGTCCTGCCTGTTCCCCGCCTGCCGGGACTACTGGACCTACCACGGCTCCTTTACCACGCCGCCCTGCGAGGAGTGCATCGTGTGGCTGCTGCTGAAGGAGCCCATCACGGTCAGCTCCGACCAG ATAGCCAAGCTGCGCACTCTGTACTCCAGCGCGGAGAACGAGCCCCCGGTGCCCCTGGTGAGGAACTGGCGCCCCCCGCAGCCCATCAAGGGCAGGATCGTGAAGGCCTCCTTCAAGTGA
- the CA3 gene encoding carbonic anhydrase 3 isoform X1 encodes MSHSLTPVTLAAPKWPHAQAKSWQCTPEMKLSKEVMVMRPEQCSLGSAGLYLRGVLHPNELLESKAPILRCGIDSILQSKERREPMLRGGPLAAPYRLRQFHLHWGSSDDHGSEHSVDGVKYAAELHLVHWNSKYNSYATALKHADGIAVVGVFLKIGREKGEFQLLLDALDKIKTKGKEAPFNNFNPSCLFPACRDYWTYHGSFTTPPCEECIVWLLLKEPITVSSDQIAKLRTLYSSAENEPPVPLVRNWRPPQPIKGRIVKASFK; translated from the exons ATGTCTCACTCTTTAACCCCGGTCACGCTGGCTGCTCCAAAATGGCCCCATGCCCAAGCTAAAAGTTGGCAGTGTACCCCTGAAATGAAGCTTAGTAAGGAGGTGATGGTAATGAGGCCAGAGCAGTGTTCTCTGGGCTCTGCTGGTCTATACTTGAGGGGGGTTTTGCATCCTAACGAACTCCTGGAGAGCAAGGCTCCCATTCTCAGATGTGGCATAGATTCCATCCTACAGAGCAAGGAACGCAGAGAACCAA TGCTGAGAGGTGGTCCCCTCGCCGCGCCATACCGGCTCCGCCAGTTCCACCTCCACTGGGGCTCCTCGGACGATCACGGCTCGGAGCACAGCGTGGATGGAGTCAAGTACGCAGCAGAG CTCCATTTGGTTCACTGGAATTCAAAGTATAACAGTTATGCAACTGCTCTGAAGCATGCCGATGGTATAGCTGTGGTTGGGGTTTTTCTGAAG ataGGACGTGAGAAAGGCGAGTTCCAGCTTCTCCTTGATGCACTGGACAAAATTAAGACGAAG GGCAAGGAGGCGCCCTTCAACAACTTCAACCCGTCCTGCCTGTTCCCCGCCTGCCGGGACTACTGGACCTACCACGGCTCCTTTACCACGCCGCCCTGCGAGGAGTGCATCGTGTGGCTGCTGCTGAAGGAGCCCATCACGGTCAGCTCCGACCAG ATAGCCAAGCTGCGCACTCTGTACTCCAGCGCGGAGAACGAGCCCCCGGTGCCCCTGGTGAGGAACTGGCGCCCCCCGCAGCCCATCAAGGGCAGGATCGTGAAGGCCTCCTTCAAGTGA